The nucleotide sequence CCTTCGAGAAATTCCAGCGACGCCCCGCCCCCGGTGGACACGTGGGTCATGCGCTCCGCCAGTCCCATTTTCGTCACCGCCGCGGCAGAATCTCCCCCGCCGACGATGGTGGTGCCCTTCACCCCGGCCATGGCCTGGGCCACCGCCAAAGTCCCGGCCGCAAAAGGTTCCATTTCAAATACCCCCATCGGCCCGTTCCAGATCACCGTGTGGGCGTCCGCCAGCATCGCCCGGAAGCGCTCCACCGTCTCCGGGCCGATGTCCAGGGCCATCCATCCCTCCGGCACCCCCGCTTCCACCCGCACCGTCCGGCGCTGGGCATCGGCGGAAAAGCGATCGGCGATCACCAGATCCACGGGCAAAAGAAGGGCTGTCCCCCGGCCCTCCGCCGCCCGCAAGGTCTCCCGGGCGGTCTCCAGGCGGTCTTCCTCCACGGAGGAACTCCCCATGCGATAGCCCCGGGCAGCGAGAAACGTGTTGGCCATCCCGCCCCCGATGAGGAGCCGGTCCACTTTTTCGAGAAGACGGGCCACCACACCGATCTTGTCGCTCACCTTAGCCCCGCCGAGTACCGCCGCAAAAGGGTGTTCCGGGTGGCTGAGGGCCCGGGCCAGCACGGTCAACTCCCGCTCCATCAAGAGCCCGGCCACCGCCGGCAAGAACTGCGCCAACCCCGCCGTAGAAGCATGGGCTCGGTGGGCCGCCCCGAAGGCGTCGTTCACGTATAGGTCGGCCAAACCCGCCCAAGCCCGGGCCAGGGCTGGATCATTTTTCTCCTCCCCGGGCTCAAAGCGAACATTTTCCAACAACAGCACATCTCCGGGACCCATTCCCGCCACCGCCTGTTCCACTTCTGGTCCCACCACAGCATCCACTTTATGTACGGGCCGGCCGAGAAGCTCCCGAAGGCGCCGGGCCACCGGGTCCAGCCGATACCGCTCATCCACCCGGCCTTTCGGGCGGCCCAGGTGAGACGCCAGGATCAACCGGGCTCCGCCCCGAATGAGATACTCAATCGTGGGCAGAGCCGCGCGGATTCGGCCATCGTCCACCACCCGGCCGTCCTCGATGGGCACGTTAAAATCCACCCGCACAAAAACGCGCTTTCCCTGAACCTCCACATCCCGAATCGTTGCTTTGTCCATCCCCCATCTCCCTCCGTTCACAGGCTCTCCCGCACATGCAAAGAGGAGAAGGGCCGCCTCCTCCTCATCCAACCATTCTAATCCTAACAGATTTTGCAGCGGGACGGAACTGGACCCACATCATCCCATCGGGTCATTTTTCATCCCAGGTGCAGAGCGGCAGGGGGACCCTCTCCGGGCGCCGAGCGTCAATATCCGGCTGTCATGTCTTTATACCCCGAGAGCCGCCAACGCCTTCTCCTGGGACGGGAATCCCTTCCGGGCCATGTACACCGCCAAATCCACCACCCGGTTCGAGTACCCCCACTCGTTGTCATACCAGGCCACCGCCTTGACCATCGTGCCCTCCATCACCATCGTGGAAAGACCGTCCACCACCGACGACCGCGGGTCGCCGTTGAAATCTCTCGAGACCAGGGGCTGATCGGTATAGCCCAGAATGCCGTTGAGCGGCCCTTCTGCCGCTTCGCGCAAAACGGCGTTCACCTCATCCACCGTGGTGGAGCGCCGCACATCCACCACCAGGTCCACCACCGAGACGTTCGGCGTGGGTACCCGCATGGCAAATCCGTTCAGTTTTCCTTTCAACTCCGGCAGGACCAAGGCAACCGCCTTGGCCGCCCCGGTGGTGGTGGGAATAATGGACAGTCCCGCCGCCCGGGCCCGGCGCAGATCTTTATGAGGAAAATCCAAGATTCGCTGGTCGTTGGTATAAGAATGCACGGTAGTCATCAGGCCGCGTTCAATCCCGAACTGCTCGTGAAGAACTTTCGCCAACGGCGCCAGACAGTTGGTGGTGCAGGAGGCATTCGAGATAATAAAATGCCGCTCGGGATCGTAAGCCCCCTCATTGACCCCCACCACCACCGTCAGATCCTCATCCTTGGCCGGCGCCGTGATGATTACCTTCTTCGCCCCGGCTTGCAAATGGGCCTTGGCCTGCTCCCGGCTGCGGAACCTCCCGGTGGACTCCACCACCACGTCGATGTCCAACTCCCCCCAGGGCAGGCGGGAAGGATCGGCTTCGGCACACACCTTTATCCGCTTGCCGTTCACCACCAGGGCTTCCCCCTCCGCCCGGACCTCCGCATCAAAAATCCCGTGCACCGAGTCGTATTTTAATAGCATCGCCAAAGTTTCGGCGTCGGTGAGGTCGTTCACCGCAGCGATTTCCACATCTCCTCGGCGGAACGCCGCCCGAAAAACATTGCGCCCGATTCGCCCAAACCCGTTGATCGCCATCCTCATACCCAGATCCCTCCACTTTTTTCAATGCCATTTCGCCGCCGGACCGCCCGGGCGGCCGGTTGCTCAGGAAATCTCATGAATTTCGGCGGTTTTGGCGCCCTCGCCCTGGTCTTCCCAACCCTTGTACCGGGCCAGGATCTCCCGGGCGGCGCCTTCGTCCGTCACCAACATGTGGGGCGCTACTGCCTTGGCCACCGCGGCAATAGCTCCCGCCTTGCCGCGACCGCCCGCGACGGCAATCACCGCCCGCATACCGGAAAGATCCCCCAGACCCAGGCCCAGGGTATGTTGTTGATACACGATTCGCCCATCTCGGTCAAAATAGTATCCGAACGCTTCCCCTACGGCGCCCCGCTCTTCCAGCACAGCGATTTCTTCCGGCGGCAAACGCCTTCTCCGGGCCATGGCTATAGCCTGGCCGATCCCGTGAACGACAATGCTCGCCTGTCGAATGAGCTGCAGTTTTTCTGCGATCTGAGGCTCGCCGGCCAAGGATCGATACGCCTCTTCGCTGAGCCGGTCGGGGACATGAAACAGGAGGTACTCCGCCCGGAGTCGCTCGGCGAGGTCTGCAGCGATGGTGTTCGCTTGGTATTCCATCCGCTCTCCCACCCCGCCCCGGGCCGGGACCACCAAAATGTTCCCCGGGTGAACCGGCGGCATCCGGGCCGCCACCGCGGCCACCGTCGTCCCCCCGGTTACCGCCACCACGTCCCCCCGGCGGAGAACCTCCCGCAAAAACCGGGCGGCGGTAAACCCGAGATCGCCTTTGACTTCGGGATTTTCATCCAGGTCACCGGAGACGACCCGCACGGCTCGCAACCCCAACACCCGGCGCAATTCCCGCTCCAGATCCGCCCGCCCGTCTAGAATCCCCATCACTTCCCCCAGGGCGTCCAGCAGGGACTCCCCTAAAGGCGTGAGGCGCATCCCACTGCTGTCCACGGCCACAAGACCCTGGTCCTTCAAAAAGTCCACCTCGCCCCGCAAAATGCGCTCGGTGGTGTCCATCACCTGGGCCAGGGTCCGGCGGCCCACCGGCTGCATGTCGTACATCTGCCGCAGGATGCGAAACCGGCCTTTCATCGTCTCGATCACATCGGGCACCAACCTCTGCTGCAGGGTCAGCAGACTTTTCATGGCTTCATCCCGCCGTTCCACGTTCCACGGATCCACGCGCCTCTCCCACCTTCTTTCGGGACATAAAATGTCCCTCATGTACTTTTTTCGTCCCGATCGGGGCTAAAGAAAGAGGCGGCACCGCTGCGTGCGGAACCTCCTTTTACTCCAGTATACGCTGGACCCTTTGGGCCGGCAAGAGGGAATGGTCCCTCGCCGGCCTTTGGGGGGCCTCAGGAACCATAGCGCCGGCGCTGGGCTGACGAGGCAATGCGGAGTTCCTCGCGGTATTTAGCCACGGTTCGGCGGGAGATCCGAATGCCCTCTTGCTGCAAAAGGTCGGCCAGGCGCTGGTCGCTCAGAGGGTCTGAACGATCCTCCTCCTGGATCCATTTGCGAATCTTCGCTTTGATGCTCTCCGCCGATGCCCCTTCTCCGCCTCGGGTCTGAACCCCTGAGCTGAAGAAATATTTTAACTCCAATACTCCCCGGGGCGTCTGGGCGTATTTGCCCGTGGTGGCCCGGCTGACGGTGGATTCGTGCACTCCGACCCGCTCGGCCACTTGGCGCAGAGTCATCGGGCGCAAGTACTCCAAGCCCCGGTCAAAAAAGTCCCTCTGCAGCTCCACAATGGCTTCGGTCACCCGCAGAATCGTCTGTCTTCGCTGCTCCAAACTGCGGATCAACCACATGGCCGATTGAATTTTTTTCGACAGATAAGATTTCGCCTCCCGGTCCGCCCCTTGGGTCGAGGCGATCCGGCGATAGATGGGGTTAATATGCAAATGCGGCGTGAGCCGATCGTGTACCACCACCACATAGTCCCCGCCCACCCGCTCAATGGTCACATCCGGAATCACAAACCGGACCTGATCCCCAAAAAACATCCTCCCGGGTTTCGGGTCCAAGGTTTTCAGCAGGTCGGACAGACGCTGTACTTCTTGCAGGTCGACCTGCAAAGCCTGGGCGATTCGCGACTGACGCCCCTCGGCCACATCCTGAAGATGATGATCGATCAGATCCTTCAGACCGGGTTCGTCGGGATAACGCTCCCGGGCCTGAATGTTGAGACATTCCCGCAGGTCCAGCGCCCCGATCCCCAAGGGTTCCAGGCCGTGCAACCGGCGGCGGCACCGCTCCACCAACATTTCCTCCACCCCGAGTTGTGCGGCCATCTCGGCGCTGGACATGGACACATAGCCGCGTTCGTCGATATTCCCGATGATGTAACGCAGCACCCGTTTTTCCAAGGGGCTCAGTCGGAGATCGGACAACTGAACCATCAAATGGTCTTCGAGATTCTCGGCTCTGGCCGCCACGTCCGCCGGAGGCTCCCGGTACGATTCGCGCATCGAGCGCAGCAGTCCCGGATCTGGGCCGGATTCCCGCAACCAGGCGTCAAATTCGCCCCATCCTTCGGCCCCGGCCGCCTCTTCCCATTCCATCACCGGATTCTCGGCCATCTCTTGTTGTAAGTATTGCGATAACTCGAAGGAAGACAATTGCAGAATTGCAATCGCTTGGCGCAACTCTTGAGTAAGGATCAACTTTTGCGTTTGTTGCTGCCACAGTCCGAACCCCATCTGCATCCGTCGTCACCTCCTGTTCATCCCCGCTTCAATCCTTCTTTACACTTTAATTATTTCGCGATCTATCGCAACATTCCTGCCGCGTGTTCGACAAAAATCCCTGGAAATCGGCATGTTGTTCCCCGGTGGGCCGTACAATTCAATAATGACCACGCATCTCTGGGAGGGTTGGTCATGCGCATTGGGTGTATCGGGACCGGAACCATCGGAAGCATGTTGATCGAGGCGTTGTCGTCAAAATTGCCCGAACCCCCGGACTTTGTCGTTTGCAATCGCAGCCGGGACAAAATTGCCGCCCTCGCCCGGCGGGTTCCCAGTCTGGTCATGGTGGCCACGGCAGCAGAAGTGGCCCAGCGGTCACAAACCCTATTTATCTGCGTCAAATCGCCAGATCTCGACCCGGTGATCGACCAAATTCGCCCCTTTCTCTCCCCAGATCACGTCCTTCTGATCACCGCCAGCGGGTTTGAGGTGGAGCGCCTCGAGCACCGAGTTCCGGCCCGGGTGGGAAAAATTATCCCCAGCATAACCCAGTTCGCAGGCGGCGGCGCAATCCTAACCCGGTACGGACCCCGGATGGACCGAGAAAGCTGCCGGAGCGTGGACGGGCTCCTGTCCTTCATCGGCACCCCTTTGCCGGTCACCGACGACCAGATTCGGGTGTACGCAGACCTGACCAGTTGCGGACCGGCATTCTTCGCCGCCCTCCTTCAAGCCTTCGCCCGGGCCGCGTCCGCCACGGGCCGAATCGGTGCCGGTGAGGCCGAGCATCTGCTGCAACTGACATGGAGTGCCACCGCCCGCCTCTTTGAAAACGGGTTTACCCCCGAAGACGTGCGTCGGAAAGTTTCGGTCCCCGGCGGCGTGACCGAAGCTGGGCTCGCCGTGCTCGACCCCGGTGCCGAAACCCTATTTCGCGATCTGTTCGCCGCCACCCAAGCCCACCATCTCAGCCACCAGCCGAGCCCCGGGCAAACCCGGGACAAATGGCCCGATAGGGACAGACCCGGCACATCGAGAGATCCTCTGTAAAAGGATACGCTTCGAGGCGCCATTCTCGCGACAAATGATTGAGCCTGGCATCCACGCGTTCCAATGCTTCCCTCACGTTCCCGGGATCGACCGGCACCGGAGCGAGTTCGCCCGGGTCTGTGAAGTACAAATACGCCTCGTCCACGGGTGCGAGGTTCCGTTCCACCGCCCATGCGTACAATTGGACTTGAAGCCGATAATGATCCACCAGGGCCCCCACCCCTTCAGGCGCCGTGCGGTTTGTCTTAAAATCCACCACCACCGTACGGCCGTCGGCGACAAAGATTTTATCCACCTGCCCATGAAGATCCCAAACCCGTTGTGCTCCCTGTAACCGGAGGTAGAAAGGCCACTCACTCCACACGTGCTGGGCCCGGTTTAGCCGTTTGGACAACTCCCCGTCGGCATAACGGAGCAACTCCTCCCGCACTTCTTCCCGGGCCCTGCGGCCGAGCGGGCCCGTTAAACGAAATTCCTCCAACACCTGGTCCAAGCGATCCAGAATCGGTTCCGCCCCGGTCCAGCGCTCGCACACCCGGTGAACCACCGTACCCCGGAGAAGAGGGGACCAACCGACTCTCTCCATCTCCGCTGGCCCTTGATCTCCCCCCATCAGTGGGTCAGGGATCTCCTGTTCCCCTAGCCCGTCCCCACTCGCCGTGTCAAAGGCCTGATCGAGGGCGGGCAGGCGCAAAGTCCAGTGATAGTAGTAGCGCCGGGGGCAGATATCATACTCCAATAGACGGCTGGCGGACACGGTGGCCATCTCCGGACGTCCGAGAGGTCCGCCGCCAGGCGTGATCACGAAATCCTCTCGATCCCAGCCCCCCTCGGTATTCCCCAGGGTGAGAATGTGGTGGATCAGTCGGGCGGCCGCTCCTTTCGCCTGGCCGTCCGCCGTCTGTGCGCCGGAATCAGGGGATTCGATCACCTCCGGGCTTTTGCCGGGCCGCTCCTCGCTGATGCCG is from Kyrpidia tusciae DSM 2912 and encodes:
- the gap gene encoding type I glyceraldehyde-3-phosphate dehydrogenase, whose amino-acid sequence is MRMAINGFGRIGRNVFRAAFRRGDVEIAAVNDLTDAETLAMLLKYDSVHGIFDAEVRAEGEALVVNGKRIKVCAEADPSRLPWGELDIDVVVESTGRFRSREQAKAHLQAGAKKVIITAPAKDEDLTVVVGVNEGAYDPERHFIISNASCTTNCLAPLAKVLHEQFGIERGLMTTVHSYTNDQRILDFPHKDLRRARAAGLSIIPTTTGAAKAVALVLPELKGKLNGFAMRVPTPNVSVVDLVVDVRRSTTVDEVNAVLREAAEGPLNGILGYTDQPLVSRDFNGDPRSSVVDGLSTMVMEGTMVKAVAWYDNEWGYSNRVVDLAVYMARKGFPSQEKALAALGV
- a CDS encoding sugar-binding transcriptional regulator — protein: MDPWNVERRDEAMKSLLTLQQRLVPDVIETMKGRFRILRQMYDMQPVGRRTLAQVMDTTERILRGEVDFLKDQGLVAVDSSGMRLTPLGESLLDALGEVMGILDGRADLERELRRVLGLRAVRVVSGDLDENPEVKGDLGFTAARFLREVLRRGDVVAVTGGTTVAAVAARMPPVHPGNILVVPARGGVGERMEYQANTIAADLAERLRAEYLLFHVPDRLSEEAYRSLAGEPQIAEKLQLIRQASIVVHGIGQAIAMARRRRLPPEEIAVLEERGAVGEAFGYYFDRDGRIVYQQHTLGLGLGDLSGMRAVIAVAGGRGKAGAIAAVAKAVAPHMLVTDEGAAREILARYKGWEDQGEGAKTAEIHEIS
- a CDS encoding phosphoglycerate kinase yields the protein MDKATIRDVEVQGKRVFVRVDFNVPIEDGRVVDDGRIRAALPTIEYLIRGGARLILASHLGRPKGRVDERYRLDPVARRLRELLGRPVHKVDAVVGPEVEQAVAGMGPGDVLLLENVRFEPGEEKNDPALARAWAGLADLYVNDAFGAAHRAHASTAGLAQFLPAVAGLLMERELTVLARALSHPEHPFAAVLGGAKVSDKIGVVARLLEKVDRLLIGGGMANTFLAARGYRMGSSSVEEDRLETARETLRAAEGRGTALLLPVDLVIADRFSADAQRRTVRVEAGVPEGWMALDIGPETVERFRAMLADAHTVIWNGPMGVFEMEPFAAGTLAVAQAMAGVKGTTIVGGGDSAAAVTKMGLAERMTHVSTGGGASLEFLEGRVLPGVAALLDREAVQR
- the rpoN gene encoding RNA polymerase factor sigma-54 — translated: MQMGFGLWQQQTQKLILTQELRQAIAILQLSSFELSQYLQQEMAENPVMEWEEAAGAEGWGEFDAWLRESGPDPGLLRSMRESYREPPADVAARAENLEDHLMVQLSDLRLSPLEKRVLRYIIGNIDERGYVSMSSAEMAAQLGVEEMLVERCRRRLHGLEPLGIGALDLRECLNIQARERYPDEPGLKDLIDHHLQDVAEGRQSRIAQALQVDLQEVQRLSDLLKTLDPKPGRMFFGDQVRFVIPDVTIERVGGDYVVVVHDRLTPHLHINPIYRRIASTQGADREAKSYLSKKIQSAMWLIRSLEQRRQTILRVTEAIVELQRDFFDRGLEYLRPMTLRQVAERVGVHESTVSRATTGKYAQTPRGVLELKYFFSSGVQTRGGEGASAESIKAKIRKWIQEEDRSDPLSDQRLADLLQQEGIRISRRTVAKYREELRIASSAQRRRYGS
- a CDS encoding pyrroline-5-carboxylate reductase dimerization domain-containing protein, with translation MRIGCIGTGTIGSMLIEALSSKLPEPPDFVVCNRSRDKIAALARRVPSLVMVATAAEVAQRSQTLFICVKSPDLDPVIDQIRPFLSPDHVLLITASGFEVERLEHRVPARVGKIIPSITQFAGGGAILTRYGPRMDRESCRSVDGLLSFIGTPLPVTDDQIRVYADLTSCGPAFFAALLQAFARAASATGRIGAGEAEHLLQLTWSATARLFENGFTPEDVRRKVSVPGGVTEAGLAVLDPGAETLFRDLFAATQAHHLSHQPSPGQTRDKWPDRDRPGTSRDPL